DNA from Nocardioides seonyuensis:
CGAGGGGGCCAGCGTGATCGTGCTCGACCCGGTCAACGGTGCAGGGGCGGGCGGCATGGTCCAGTCCGCCCAGGACGCCGGCGCCCAGGTCATCGCCTACGACCGGTTGATCAAGGAGGCCGACTACTACATGTCCTTCGACAACGAGACGGTCGGCAAGATGCAGGCCGAGGCGCTCGTCGAGGCCATGGGCGACAAGGGCAACATCCTGATGCTCAACGGCGCCCCCAGCGACCCAAACGCCGCTCAGTTCAAGGCCGGCGCCCACAGCGTGCTGGACGAGTCGGGGGTCAAGATCCTCGAGGAGTACGACAACCCCGACTGGAGCCCGGAGAACGCCCAGTCGTTCGTCACCGACATGCTCAGCAAGTACGACGCCAGCGAGATCCAGGGCGTCTACGCTGCCAACGACGGCCAGGCCGGTGGCGTCGTCGCGGCCCTGACCGGCGGTGGCGTCGCCAAGGACGCCCTGCCGCCCATCACCGGCCAGGACGCCGAGCTCGCCGCCATCCAGCGGATCCTCGCGGGGGAGCAGGCGATGACGATCTACAAGCCGATCCCGATCGAGGCCGAGACGGCCGCCGAGGTGGCGGTCAAGCTCGCCCAGGGCGAGGACATCGGCGACACCAGTGACACCGGGATCGACCAGACCGAGTACGAAGGCGTCACGTCCTACATCTTCACCCCGATCGTGGTGACCAAGGACAACGTCAAGGACACCGTCATCGCCGACGGCTTCTACGAGACCTCAGACGTCTGCACGGGCGAGTACGCCAAGGCGTGCGAGGCGGCTGGCATCTCCTGATGTCGACCAGTGACACGTTGGCACCGGCCGGGGAGAGCGTGCTCTCCCTGGCCGGCGTCACCAAACGATTCGGGGCCGTGCAGGCCCTCACCGACGTCCACCTCGAGGTCCGTGCAGGCGAGGTCGTCGCCCTCGTCGGCGACAACGGTGCCGGGAAGTCCACGCTCGTCAAGGTGATCGCGGGGGTCTACACCCCCGATGCCGGGGACATCAACTTCGCCGGCAAGAAGATCACCGTGAGCGGTCCTGCCGAGGCCCAGTCGCTGGGCATCGCCACGGTGTTCCAGGACCTCGCCCTGTGCGACAACCTCGACGTCGTCGCCAACCTCTTCCTCGGCCAGGAGAAGCGGGTGGGCCCGTTCATCGACGAGGTCGCGATGGAGCAGGAGTCCTGGCGGCTGCTCAAGACGCTGTCGGCCAAGATCCCGTCGGTGCGCATCCCCATCGCCTCCCTGTCGGGTGGTCAGCGCCAGACCGTCGCCATCGCGCGCAGCCTCGTCGGGAAGCCCAAGGTCGTCATGCTCGACGAGCCGACCGCGGCCCTGGGCGTCGCACAGACCGCCGAGGTCCTCAACCTCATCGAGCGACTGCGCGAGACCGGCCTCGGGGTGATCCTGATCAGCCACAACATGGCCGACGTGCAGGCCGTCGCCGACCGCATCGTGGTGCTCCGGCTCGGGCGCAACGCCGCGGAGTTCAAGGTCGAGGAGGCCTCCACCGAGGACCTCGTCGCGGCCATCACCGGTGCCTCTGACAACGTCGTGTCGGCACGCGCGCAGCGGGAAGGCGGCCACCATGGCTGATGACGTCACCCAAGCGGCCGTGGCCGCCGACCTGGCCGACGAGCGGCTCATCCGCTCGCAGGGCCCGCGCGACATGCTGCGGACGACGTGGAACCGCCTGAAGTCCGGGGAGCTCGGGAGCCTTCCCGTCGTGCTCGGCCTGATCGTGATCGCGGTCGGCTTCTACGCGGCCGAGCCACGATTCCTGTCCTCACGCTCCATCGTCTCGATCACCCAGTTCGCCGCGCCCATCGGCATCATCGCGCTCGGCATCGTGCTGGTGCTCCTCCTCGGCGAGATCGACCTGTCCGTGGGCTCGGTGAGCGGCCTGGCCGCCGCCTGCGCCGCGGTTCTCATGGTCGAGAAGGGGCAGAGCGAGGTGGTGGCGATCCTCGCCGGGATCATGGTCGGGGTCGCGATCGGCGCGTTCTACGCGTTCCTCAACACCAGGCTG
Protein-coding regions in this window:
- a CDS encoding sugar ABC transporter substrate-binding protein, producing the protein MSRSPIHRVAAAGVALLFSTTALVACGANEAQTGGEDGASESQVIALLLPESKTTRYETFDRPLFEDKVAELCEECEVVYYNADQDEAKQTQQVDAAISEGASVIVLDPVNGAGAGGMVQSAQDAGAQVIAYDRLIKEADYYMSFDNETVGKMQAEALVEAMGDKGNILMLNGAPSDPNAAQFKAGAHSVLDESGVKILEEYDNPDWSPENAQSFVTDMLSKYDASEIQGVYAANDGQAGGVVAALTGGGVAKDALPPITGQDAELAAIQRILAGEQAMTIYKPIPIEAETAAEVAVKLAQGEDIGDTSDTGIDQTEYEGVTSYIFTPIVVTKDNVKDTVIADGFYETSDVCTGEYAKACEAAGIS
- a CDS encoding ATP-binding cassette domain-containing protein, whose translation is MSTSDTLAPAGESVLSLAGVTKRFGAVQALTDVHLEVRAGEVVALVGDNGAGKSTLVKVIAGVYTPDAGDINFAGKKITVSGPAEAQSLGIATVFQDLALCDNLDVVANLFLGQEKRVGPFIDEVAMEQESWRLLKTLSAKIPSVRIPIASLSGGQRQTVAIARSLVGKPKVVMLDEPTAALGVAQTAEVLNLIERLRETGLGVILISHNMADVQAVADRIVVLRLGRNAAEFKVEEASTEDLVAAITGASDNVVSARAQREGGHHG